Proteins from one Cicer arietinum cultivar CDC Frontier isolate Library 1 chromosome 3, Cicar.CDCFrontier_v2.0, whole genome shotgun sequence genomic window:
- the LOC101500931 gene encoding U11/U12 small nuclear ribonucleoprotein 65 kDa protein — MASNPSLQFGFQGNIDPNPCAGESSATLLIKHLPDAIPHDTLSRLLSHYGASSVRPCSRGRLRNCAFVDFKNDMLASQAHRQLNGLKFLGKVLSAERASKPIENGDKSRGAQLGKDSKTSAVKNENVTKPIDGDTKSGGLPIPEPIAHRLGVDYPFPPHLEYAYPPPDGNILTNIVNALIAVPRFYTQVLHLMNKMNIPAPFRMALPTPPLPPEVPAPPPPVPPPHSVTVKPQSADMSSDESEMESSDEEDGARTESSGRKRARREAIVGPAIDKDVAHESVGVKPATLIPKEIPMIKKNHVLKINIAPKASLKEHKDNDTKQELQEPDKEALDPNKFLTTDELERGKLPPEEILSLPMFKNYTAGNPASVLYIKNLAKDVIADDFYFLFGSFFGSTEAAKSGLQVKLMQEGRMRGQAFVTFPSTELAHRALNLVNGYVFKGKPMIIQFGRNPAAAKGT, encoded by the exons ATGGCTTCCAATCCTTCTCTTCAATTTGGTTTTCAAGGCAACATAGATCCAAACCCATGTGCTGGTGAATCATCGGCTACGCTTTTAATCAAACACCTTCCAGACGCCATTCCTCATGACACCCTTTCGCGTCTCTTGTCTCATTACGGTGCTTCCTCTGTTCGCCCTTGCTCTCGTGGAAG ATTGAGAAATTGTGCTTTTGTGGATTTCAAAAATGATATGCTGGCATCTCAAGCACACCGTCAATTAAATGG GTTGAAATTTCTTGGTAAAGTATTGTCAGCAGAGAGAGCTAGTAAGCCAATTGAGAATGGGGATAAAAGCCGTGGAGCTCAGCTGGGAAAAGACTCTAAAACATCAGCCGTGAAGAATGAAAATGTAACCAAACCTATTGATGGAGATACAAAATCAGGAGGCCTTCCTATTCCAGAGCCAATTGCCCATAGACTTGGTGTTGATTATCCATTTCCTCCTCATCTCGA GTATGCTTATCCTCCACCGGATGGAAATATACTGACCAACATTGTGAATGCTCTAATTGCTGTTCCTCGCTTTTATACTCAG GTTCTACACTTGATGAACAAAATGAACATCCCGGCTCCATTTCGTATGGCACTACCCACACCACCATTACCTCCAGAGGTGCCAGCCCCGCCCCCACCTGTGCCTCCTCCTCATTCTGTAACTGTGAAGCCTCAGTCCGCAGATATGTCTAGTGATGAATCAGAAATGGAATCTTCAGATGAG GAGGATGGAGCAAGAACAGAAAGTTCTGGACGAAAGCGAGCCAGGCGTGAGGCCATTGTTGGCCCTGCTATTGATAAAGATGTGGCTCATGAGTCTGTCGGAGTAAAACCTGCCACCTTGATCCCAAAAGAAATCCCAATGATAAAAAAGAACCATGTCTTAAAG ATCAATATTGCTCCCAAAGCATCCCTGAAAGAACATAAGGATAATGACACAAAGCAAGAGTTACAAGAGCCAGATAAAGAAGCTCTGGATCCCAACAAATTTTTGACTACCGATGAATTAGAGAGAGGAAAGTTGCCTCCTGAGGAGATCTTATCTCTTCCAATGTTTAAG AACTATACAGCTGGAAATCCTGCTTCTGTGTTGTATATTAAGAATTTGGCAAAAGATGTGATTGCTGatgatttctattttttatttg GGTCCTTCTTTGGAAGTACCGAGGCTGCTAAGTCTGGTCTGCAAGTCAAACTGATGCAG GAAGGAAGGATGAGGGGTCAAGCTTTTGTAACATTCCCCTCCACAGAACTGGCTCATCGTGCTCTG AATCTAGTGAATGGATATGTATTCAAAGGCAAACCAATGATCATTCAGTTTGGTCGGAACCCTGCTGCTGCCAAGGGAACTTAA
- the LOC101501672 gene encoding thioredoxin-like 1-1, chloroplastic, translated as MAEILTKTSLVSSWHGNRKQQHRRLSMVPNKTCSFNTCVGSFPSLKLKSQFLRSSSFSSEFYGKNTIFRVNRSIPNRINSQFSVSAAPKMTLRIGKIQKWWEKGLQPNMREVTSAQDLVDSLLNAGDKLVIVDFFSPGCGGCRALHPKICQMAEMNPDVEFLQVNYEEHKSMCYSLNVHVLPFFRFYRGAHGRLCSFSCTNATIKKFKDALAKHTPDRCSLEPTKGLEEKELIALSENKDLNFTYTPKPLQPVHTPANEELATTKASPVCSEPLPLPSLTSNSDEVLKERTLTRAGR; from the exons atggcTGAAATTTTGACCAAGACAAGTTTGGTTTCATCTTGGCATGGGAACAGAAAACAGCAACATCGAAGGTTGTCCATGGTTCCCAATAAGACTTGTAGCTTCAACACTTGCGTGGGAAGTTTCCCATCTTTGAAGCTAAAATCTCAGTTTCTTAGATCTTCCTCTTTTTCATCTGAGTTTTATGGGAAAAATACTATCTTTCGTGTAAATAGATCAATACCCAACAGGATTAATTCACAATTTTCAGTTTCAGCTGCGCCTAAG ATGACACTTAGAATAGGAAAAATTCAGAAATGGTGGGAAAAGGGGCTTCAACCTAACATGAGAGAAGTGACTTCAGCTCAAGATCTTGTAGATTCACTTTTAAACGCAGGGGACAAACTTGTCATTGTTGACTTTTTCTCTCCTGGTTGTGGTGGCTGCAGAGCCCTTCACCCTAAG ATATGTCAAATGGCAGAGATGAATCCTGATGTTGAGTTCCTTCAAGTGAACTATGAAGAGCATAAATCCATGTGTTATAGCCTTAATGTTCATGTCCTTCCTTTCTTCCGCTTCTATAGAGGCGCTCATGGTCGCTTATGCAGCTTTAGCTGCACCAATGCCACG ATCAAGAAGTTTAAAGATGCATTGGCCAAACACACTCCAGATAGATGCAGCTTGGAACCAACCAAAGGGTTAGAGGAGAAAGAGCTCATAGCTTTATCTGAAAACAAAGATCTTAACTTCACATACACACCAAAACCTCTTCAACCTGTGCATACACCTGCAAATGAAGAGTTGGCGACAACCAAAGCCTCTCCTGTTTGTTCGGAGCCTCTTCCTTTACCTTCATTGACCTCGAATTCTGATGAAGTCTTGAAGGAGAGAACCCTGACAAGGGCTGGAAGATGA
- the NAC25 gene encoding NAC domain-containing protein 87 encodes MEEPIVVNKGEDQGLDLPPGFRFHPTDEEIIVCYLTEKVKNSKFSATAIGEADLNKCEPWDLPKKAKMGEKEWYFFCQKDRKYPTGMRTNRATDSGYWKATGKDKEIFKGKGNLVGMKKTLVFYRGRAPKGEKTNWVMHEFRLEGKFANYHLPKAAKDEWVVSRVFHKNTDVKKTQISGLLRMNSINDDLLDYSSLPPLMDPSYTSDELKGITNQISSSKSQSDGYYLPSFSINNHNQLVIKPEDHNHRNYDQTQTIMNYTSNISNSIQSNLNNPIGNTLSQPQIRIQNQNLNYFVYQQNRMQNVNSISSFGNNHDQAFVRPFGAKNNSECKMEQFSSNQSQDTGLSNDTSSAVSKQDMGRNRALYEDLEGPSSSVAPLSDLECLWDY; translated from the exons ATGGAAGAACCAATAGTTGTTAATAAAGGTGAAGATCAAGGTCTTGATTTGCCACCAGGGTTCAGATTCCATCCAACTGATGAAGAGATAATAGTTTGTTATCTAACTGAGAAAGTCAAGAATAGCAAATTCAGTGCAACTGCTATTGGTGAAGCTGATTTAAACAAGTGTGAGCCTTGGGATTTACCAA AGAAAGCAAAGATGGGAGAGAAAGAATGGTACTTTTTTTGTCAGAAAGATAGAAAGTATCCAACTGGGATGAGAACAAATAGAGCAACAGATTCTGGTTATTGGAAAGCAACAGGAAAAGATAAAGAGATTTTCAAAGGAAAAGGAAACCTTGTTGGAATGAAGAAAACTCTTGTGTTCTATAGAGGTAGAGCTCCCAAAGGGGAAAAGACTAATTGGGTTATGCATGAATTTAGATTGGAAGGAAAATTTGCTAATTATCATCTTCCTAAAGCAGCTAAG gATGAATGGGTTGTGTCAAGGGTTTTTCACAAGAACACAGATGTTAAAAAGACACAAATTTCTGGTCTTTTAAGGATGAATTCAATTAATGATGATCTTCTAGATTATTCTTCACTTCCACCTCTAATGGATCCATCTTATACAAGTGATGAATTAAAAGGAATCACTAATCAAATATCATCATCTAAATCACAATCAGACGGCTATTATCTTCCAAGCTTTTCAATCAATAATCACAATCAACTTGTGATCAAGCCAGAAGATCATAACCATAGAAACTATGATCAGACTCAAACCATCATGAACTACACTTCCAATATTTCCAATTCCATTCAATCAAATCTCAACAACCCAATTGGAAACACACTCTCACAACCACAAATCCGAATCCAAAATCAAAACTTGAACTACTTTGTTTATCAACAAAATAGGATGCAAAATGTTAATTCTATCTCAAGTTTTGGAAACAACCATGATCAAGCTTTTGTAAGACCATTTGGAGCTAAGAATAATAGTGAGTGCAAAATGGAACAATTCTCTTCAAATCAATCACAAGATACAGGTCTTAGCAATGACACGTCATCAGCGGTATCCAAACAAGACATGGGAAGAAATAGGGCATTGTATGAAGATCTTGAAGGTCCATCTTCATCAGTTGCACCTCTCTCTGATTTGGAATGCTTGTGGGACTATTGA